Proteins co-encoded in one Dendropsophus ebraccatus isolate aDenEbr1 chromosome 9, aDenEbr1.pat, whole genome shotgun sequence genomic window:
- the LOC138801917 gene encoding olfactory receptor 2D2-like, whose protein sequence is MQTNITDFFLLGFSDLSPPLQAILFTFFLFSYIVTIIGNSLIILAVSFDPVLKTPMYFFLRNLSFHELCLTTVTIPKVLENFLSRERTIAFSACAFQMFSFFCIGVSECIFLGVMAFDRYMAICHPLRYTLVMSTKLCYQLTIGSWVLGSLVSLVQTSYIFSLPYCGSKRIAHFFCDNPSLLNLACTNTFINELLLFISCMCAAGIPFFLILCSYVRILSSILLIHSPERRHKALSTCSSHLVSVFLFYGTAMFTYLRLGTYGSDDNDRMISLFYCIVIPVVNPLIYSLRNKEMKAAIRKLMVKTPNRMNGISY, encoded by the coding sequence ATGCAGACAAACATCACCGATTTCTTTCTCCTTGGGTTCTCGGACCTCTCTCCACCATTACAAGCCATATTATTcaccttcttcctcttctcctacATTGTTACAATAATTGGTAATAGCCTCATCATACTGGCTGTGTCTTTTGATCCAGTGCTCAAAACCCCAATGTATTTCTTCCTGAGGAATCTATCGTTCCACGAACTTTGTTTAACCACAGTCACCATTCCCAAAGTCTTGGAGAACTTCCTGTCGAGGGAACGGACCATTGCATTTTCAGCCTGTGCCTTTCAGATGTTTTCATTTTTCTGCATTGGAGTATCAGAATGTATTTTTCTCGGGGTTATGGCCTTTGACCGGTACATGGCCATCTGCCACCCGTTACGTTACACCTTGGTGATGAGCACTAAATTGTGTTACCAGTTGACCATAGGATCTTGGGTTCTTGGATCTTTGGTGTCGTTGGTACAAACCAGTTATATCTTTAGTTTGCCATATTGTGGATCCAAGCGCATCGCCCACTTCTTCTGTGACAATCCTTCTCTCCTCAACTTGGCTTGTACCAACACGTTTATCAATGAACTCTTACTCTTCATTTCCTGCATGTGTGCAGCTGGGATCCCATTCTTCCTCATCCTCTGCTCGTACGTCAGAATCCTGAGCTCTATCCTTCTCATTCACTCTCCAGAGAGAAGACACAAAGCTCTGTCCACGTGCAGCTCACACTTGGTGTCTGTCTTCCTTTTCTATGGCACCGCCATGTTTACCTATCTACGCCTGGGCACCTATGGATCTGATGACAATGACAGGATGATATCTCTGTTCTATTGTATTGTCATACCAGTTGTAAATCCTCTTATCTATAGTCTGAGGAACAAGGAGATGAAGGCCGCCATAAGAAAACTCATGGTCAAGACTCCCAACAGAATGAATGGAATCAGCTACTGA